The following are from one region of the Acipenser ruthenus chromosome 19, fAciRut3.2 maternal haplotype, whole genome shotgun sequence genome:
- the LOC117424670 gene encoding carbonic anhydrase 7-like encodes MTGNNWGYGDENGPDEWHKDYPIAQGSRQSPIDIVPSQAVYEASLSSLNISYNCCTSINISNNGYSVGVEFADFDDKTVIRDGPLEVPYRLKQFHFHWGGKNSHGSEHTVNGKSYVSELHLVHWNATKYKTIQEASAAPDGLAVLGIFIEIGDEHPGLHKLTDALYMVKFKETKADFKGFNPKCLLPNNLSYWTYPGSLTTPPLLESVTWIVLKEPIRVSEKQMEKFRMLLFTGEEEDRLCMVNNFRPPQPLKGRKVRASFK; translated from the exons ATGACTGGAAACAATTGGGGATACGGAGACGAAAATG GTCCCGATGAATGGCACAAGGATTATCCCATTGCCCAGGGAAGCCGACAGTCTCCCATAGACATTGTCCCTTCCCAGGCTGTGTACGAGGCCAGCCTCTCTTCTCTGAACATCTCCTACAACTGCTGCACATCTATCAACATTTCTAACAATGGATACTCTGTCGGGGTGGAGTTTGCTGACTTTGACGACAAGACAG TGATCCGAGATGGCCCCCTGGAAGTCCCCTATAGGTTGAAACAGTTCCACTTCCACTGGGGAGGGAAGAACAGTCATGGCTCAGAGCACACAGTCAATGGGAAGTCCTACGTCTCTGAG CTTCATCTGGTCCACTGGAATGCTACAAAGTACAAGACCATCCAGGAGGCTTCAGCGGCCCCTGATGGCTTGGCTGTCCTCGGCATTTTCATTGAG ATTGGGGATGAGCACCCAGGTTTGCACAAACTAACAGATGCCCTATACATGGTCAAGTTTAAG GAAACAAAGGCAGACTTTAAGGGCTTCAACCCCAAGTGTCTCCTCCCCAATAACCTGAGTTACTGGACGTACCCCGGCTCCCTCACCACGCCCCCCCTGCTCGAGAGTGTCACATGGATCGTCCTCAAGGAGCCAATCAGGGTTTCAGAGAAACAG ATGGAGAAGTTCCGAATGCTTCTGTTCACGGGTGAAGAGGAGGACCGGCTCTGCATGGTAAATAACTTCCGCCCCCCACAACCCCTCAAGGGCAGGAAAGTCCGGGCCTCCTTCAAGTAA